ACCTTCAATCGATGCACATCGATAACCGATTTTTCTAGCCTTACAAACTTTCATTAACGTTACTTACACTAGCACTCATTTCTTGCTAACTTTGGGTCGATTCTAACTTactctgtaagttgtttattTTAATCACCATGGTATTTATGGTTAGAGGGGTACATATTTCATAGCTGCTACGAAAAGATGGCGAAAAAGATCGCCAATTTTTTCCGAGCTGATTCCTCAATCGACTATGAGAAAGAACTAAAATATGAACCAGTGTTTGACTATTTTATGAGTCCTACAGATGATAATCGCGAGGGACTCCAAGACGAGGATGATAATTGTGAGGAACTGCAAGACGAACATGATAATCGTGAAGGACTGCAAGGcgaccttgataatcaggtgCAGTTCACCATAGATTTTTAAATCTATGGTATCACCATGAGTTTATTGTACACACTACAGTTAGTATGTAGAAATACAATTCTTTGCACATTGAGCTTAATAGGATAAAGTACAAGACTTGCTGTTGGTATTTGGCCGGTTATTAAAGGCGAGTGAGAAAGAACCAACATTCtgtattaaaaaaaatttgcaaacaagttgatgctatGCTGCTTCTAAAACCCACTGTCCTGTCCATGCAGTTAatagtattttgtaattcactaattattttgtaattactTTGCTAAGGAAATGTAACTCACAAAATATGCACAGAAATGTCTTCTgaactgttttatgtattatgcAAATTCTTTAGAGAAAGCCTCAAAGGCTACCCTTTATTTTCGTTCGTGTACCTACTAGTCTAGTGGTGAAACTCTTCTGTTGGGGCTTATCATCATGTCACTGTTATACACTTGCTGCCAACTATTTATGTACTGTTTAGATGCTACAATTGTAAAATACTTAACCCTACCATGTAAACAACTTCGTAACCCATTTCCTTGGAGTACATATCATAATTCTAGGCTAATCCATGGAGCAACCATAAGCTTGGGGCAAATTCCATAGGAACATAATTATCTAGATATTTGTACTACATACATTTTGTGTAGTCTTGTGCTGTGAAATGACACCCTAAATGTCTAGCCTTGTCAGAGGAATTTTGTCCAGCATACCTAaattgcttctttttttttttgtaatgtacatatattaGTGGGAAAAATCCTACTTAGATCAATGTTTCTGAGTACAAGACTACGTAATAGGATCCAGAAGTCACTAGTGTGTTGTTATATTGTTgacattattgttattgttattagtgctttacattACAGGGTGATATTGAAGGTGTACGTGTAGTAGGGTCTGGGGAAATCAGATACACTGGTTATATGGATGACACAATTGGAGATTATGGAAGTATGTTTGGAGTGGTGGCGACACCAACTGTTTCTAGTATTTCTAGTGTTGACAGAGCTCCAGAACGTTTCAGTTTAATGAAGGAGACAGAGAATGATGAAGATAATTCTGGAGGTTTGATAGGTGAGGCAGACCATCAAATTGAAGCACCAGCTCAACAAACATTTAGTAGTAGTTCATCTGATACACCTGAAGAGACTTCTAGGGCCTCTCTTGAAAAACCAGTTGTGTTACCTGAAGGGATAAGTTATGAGCGAGACAATGATCACCAAAAACTTGTTGCTGTAATGGGACGAGAATTTGACCTTCCACTACAAGTTGCTGAAAATTTGAATGAAGTATATGGCAGGTTGCATAGACAAGAAAATGAAGTTAAATTTCTTGGATATATATGTAAAAGACAGGACCTGTTAATGGGAAGAATACATGACTCAGATGTACAAAGACATGACCTTGTTATGATGTGTTATAATGCATCAGAGGCACGTATCATGCTTACCGGCGAAGATGGATTTTATTCAAAATTGTTAACACAAGTGTATAGCTTACTAGGTAAGCTAGGGTGTGTGTTAATAGCAGTTGATATATACCAGTCTATTCCAGGTACCAACAAAGCAGTGTTTGTTATAATAAAATATCATTCTTTGGTGGTGGATACTGATACATTAATACCAGAGTCACTTAACAAACGCCTTAGTAGACAACCGGAGTTGGAGGAGTGTCTGAGCAATAGACAAGTGATGTCTTGGACTGATAAACCCACTGGTGTTCATATTGATAGACTAATTGAGTTAGCCCATGTGATAGGAACACCAAGGAAATACAATTGTACAATATTGTAATTCAATGCTTATAACTGTTATAAACTATGGTCATTAATGATTTGATACCGAGATACAGCAAGCTGAGTGCAGCTGTACTGTAAAGCGGATATTTGGATAATTTAGCGCATGCGTATTGAGTTAGTATACACCCTTGTTGTCATGGCGATCTGGCGGGGATAACAATGGTTTTCTCCTAGCCTCGCCCCCAGCCCACAAGGAGAGACTTGTGGGCTGGGGGCGAGACTAGTTTTCTCCAAGTTCGCTTTCGTCTTGTCCATCACTGTTAAACAAGTGTCGAAAGAGTTAGGAGGAGTTTTTATCGTGTGCATGTTTATTATTTGCGGCACTATTCACTGGGACTTTGTGTCGGGTGTCAGTTGGGAGCGTTTTCGACTAGTGCAGTAGTAAAATGGCTGGCGAAGAAGAAGAACAAAATACCGGGGAAGACCCGAGGATGGCGTTTATCTCACAGTTTTGCATGAAGACGTTGAAGCAGAAAACAGACAAATGGTCTAAAATGATGAGCCAAGAAGACAATGTTGTGATGCTGCAAGACTTCCTAGAGAAGGGTGATACTCGTGTACTGGTGGTGTATGTAACACCACAAGGTCAGATGCAACCAACTACTGAGTTTCCAGCCACCAGCAAGCACAAGGCTGTATATTTTATCAAACGTAAACCTGAGCCGATTAAAAAGGAAACAATTCACACTTTACTGATGTTTGGGGATATGTCGTACACCCCGTTGGACCAGTTGTCATCACTTGTTGATGCTGTAAGTatgtttgtacatgtgtgcatatgtgtgtggcTGTAACATACGTGCTCATGTGTGTAAGACTGTCAAGAGCCTGCGTGTATCTGTTCCTACTACCCTATACTCATGCCACAGGTAATGCTACCATTACTGGGTAATGATTACAATCATGTCAAGTGGCCTAATGTGGTGACAGCAGATGTGACGAGGAACGTCACCGACTTGAAGGGAAATGTGTTTGTGTTCTCTGGTCAAGTGAAGGGAAAGACTCTGTTACCTCTACCGGCTAGGTCTGATAATGTTGCAAAGGCAGCAGAAAGACAAGAACGGTAAATTGTCATTGATCACAATAACTTGTAAGGAGTTGTTACCCATTTAGTGGAATGCCATTTGACAAGACAGTGATTCATGCAGTAGAATCAGTTGTCATTGAATGGTCTCACCAGATCAGGGGAGTACTTAAGAAGACATCTGCTCAGCCATTGTTGGATGGCAAGTGTCCATGGCCGAATGCAGAACTGGACTTCTGGAAGGCTCGTTATACTGACATGGAATCAATAGTTGATCAGGTATGCAACAGCATTTACTTAGTGTACAGTAATGACAATGTATTGATtattatgtatagctacacaatgaCAAGGTTGTTAAAATGGAAGCTTTATTGAAGAGAACACAGAGCAGCTACTATCCTGCTTTTGTGGACATGTATAAGGATGTAATGGAAGGTATGTAATGAAAGCTTTCATCACTATTATATATACTTGCTTAGCTCTTGAGGAAGCTGCTGATATTAACATGTTCTTGAGTCCATTGAGGCCACATTTTGAAGAGATGGAGGAGTGTGATTATTTGGAGCTTGAGAAACGACTACCAGCAATCATGCATGTCATCTGTCTGATATGGGCCAACTCTAAACACTACCAACAACCAGCCAGGCTAGTTGTACTCCTGCAAGAAATGGCAAATCTCATCATTGATATTGTAAGTGTCATACAACATGAGGTGTTTGTATTTACCAGACTGTCTGTTACAGACTAAGACATTTGTGTCTGAGGAGATACTTCGTATGGAACCAGACGAGGCACTAGAGAAATTAGCTGATGCTACAAAGATG
The nucleotide sequence above comes from Dysidea avara chromosome 3, odDysAvar1.4, whole genome shotgun sequence. Encoded proteins:
- the LOC136250242 gene encoding uncharacterized protein; translation: MAKKIANFFRADSSIDYEKELKYEPVFDYFMSPTDDNREGLQDEDDNCEELQDEHDNREGLQGDLDNQGDIEGVRVVGSGEIRYTGYMDDTIGDYGSMFGVVATPTVSSISSVDRAPERFSLMKETENDEDNSGGLIGEADHQIEAPAQQTFSSSSSDTPEETSRASLEKPVVLPEGISYERDNDHQKLVAVMGREFDLPLQVAENLNEVYGRLHRQENEVKFLGYICKRQDLLMGRIHDSDVQRHDLVMMCYNASEARIMLTGEDGFYSKLLTQVYSLLGTNKAVFVIIKYHSLVVDTDTLIPESLNKRLSRQPELEECLSNRQVMSWTDKPTGVHIDRLIELAHVIGTPRKYNCTIL